In Quadrisphaera sp. RL12-1S, the genomic stretch GGTGTGGACGTGCTGGTGGCGGCGGCGGGCCTGAACTCGCGGCGGCGCCACTGGGACGACCTGGACCTGCCCGCTCTGGACGCCATCGTCGCGGCCAACCTCACCGGGCTCGCCCACTGCGCGGCCGCGGTGGTGCCGGGCATGCACGACCGCGGCGACGGGCTCGTCGTCGTCGTGAGCTCGCGGGCGGCGGTGCGCGCGTCGCCGGGGGCGGGGGCCGCGTACCGGATGAGCAAGTCCGGCGCCGGCGAGCTGGTGGCCAGCCTCAACGACGACCTCGCCGGCACGGGCGTGCGCGCCACGCACCTGTGCCCGGGCGACATCGCCACCGACTTCGTGGAGGCGCGCCCGCACGCGCCCGACGAGGAGGCGCGCTCGGTGATGCTCACCCCCGACGACGTCGCCCGGGTGGTCGCCTTCATCGCGACCACGCCGGCGCGGGTGCGCATCGACGAGCTGGTGGTCTCCCCCAGCGCCACCCCCTGAGCCCCCCTCTCAGTACGGTCTGGGGCGTGGCGAAGAAGAAGGTGCACCGGCCCAAGAAGGCGAACGCCCAGAAGCCGCGGCGCCGTCCGCTGGGCCGCGGCTCCGGCCCGGTGGTCGACGACGGCGCGTGGGCGTCCGACCCGGGCGCGCAGCAGTACCTGGGCGCGGGTGACCCGGCGGACCGGCTCGACCTGGCGCGCGACGGCTACGAGGACGATCCCGAGACCGTCGCCGAGCGCGAGGCCCGTCTGGCGCTGCTCGCCGAGGTCGAGGCGATCCCCGAGGAGCGGGTGGCCGCGGCGCTGCTGTCGAACCCGCTGGTGGCCCACCTCGGCGAGGTGCTGCTGTCCGGCGCCACCGACGACGCCGACCCCGTGGTCGCCGCGACCGACGGTCTGCGCCCGCCGGCGGACGACGAGGTCGCCGTCCTGAGGCGCTGGAGCCGCGCCGCGCTGCTCCTGGACGACGCGGGCGAGCGGGAGGAGCTGGCCGCCGAGTGGCGCGAGGGCGGTCAGGCGCAGCTGCTGGCGGCGCGCGCGGCGCTCGCGCAGCACCTCATGGCCGTGGTGGAGGGCAACGACACCGAGCTGCAGGACGAGTCGCTGGCGTGGCTCGGCGGTGCCGCTGCCACCGGGGAGCTGCCGACCGAGGTCCCGGACGGGGTGGACCGCGCCGAGCTGGCGGACGCCCTGCTCGACGTGGAGCGCGGCGAGGTGGTCATCGACCTGGTGGCGCGCCTGGCCCTCACGGGCCGGGTGCAGCTGGCGGAGGTCGTCGGGGACTCGATCGCCGGTGAGCCGGTGCTGCGCGACGTCCGGCTGCTCGCGGCGGCGGGTCTGTTCGCGGTCGAGGAGACCGGTGACGGCGTGCACGTCCAGGTGGACCCGGACCTGCGCGGCGTGCTGCTCGACGTGGCCGACGACCTGGTCACGGCCCTGCACGACGACGACCTCGACGACCTCGACGGGGTCTGAGCGGCCCGTGCGGCACGTCCTGCGGTACGAGGACCTCGTGGCCGGGCGGCGGGTGGTGGTGCGCCACCGGCTGCCCGACGGGACGGCGAGCGACGCGCTCGGGGAGCTCGTGGCCGTGGACGACGAGCGGCTGGTGGTGGCGACGCGGCGGGGCGAGGTGGTGGTGGCCCGCGCCGACGTGCTCGCCGCGAAGGGCGTGCCGCCCGCTCCCGCGCGGCGGACCGGAACTGCGATCAGCACCGACGACCTCGAGCGGGTGGCGGCCGAGCACTGGCGCCCCGCGGAGCGCGAGGACCTCGGCGACTGGCGCCTGCGGGCGGCGGGCGGCTTCACCGGGCGGGCCAACTCGGCGCTGGCCGTGGGCGACCCGGGGTGCGACCTCGACGCCGCGCTGGAGCGGGTGCGCGCGTTCTACGCGGCGCGCGACCTCGAGGCCGTGGTGGCCGCACCGACGGGGCCCCTCACCGCTGAGCTCGAGCGGCGCGGGTGGGCCGTGCGCACGCCCACGCTGGTCATGACGGCCCCCGTGCCCGCCCCCTCCCCCTCGGTGGCGGTGGACCCCGCGGTCAGGCTCGACAGCGAGCCGGACGACGCCTGGCTGGCGGGCTACCAGAACCGCGGGCCCGTCGGCGAGGCCGGCCGGCGGGTGCTGCTGTCCGCCGACGAGCAGGTCTTCGCGAGCGTGCGCCCCTCCACCGCCAACGCCGGCGACGACGGCGGCGGCGGCGGCGAGGTGCTCGCGGTGGCGCGCGGCTCGCTCTCCCGGGGCGGCGCGGGCACCTGGCTGGGGCTGTCGGCGGTGGAGACGGCACCGGAGCACCGGCGTCGCGGCCTCGGGCTGCGCCTCACCGGGGCGCTGCTCGCCTGGGGCGCCCAGCGGGGCGCGGGCGCGGCGTTCCTGCAGGTGGCGGCCTCGAACGACGGCGCCCGCGCCCTGTACGAGAGGTCCGGGTTCGCGGTCCACCACGAGTACCGCTACCTCGTCGCGCCCGGCTGAGGTGGACGCCGGGCGGTCACCGGGGCGAGGGTGAGGTGGTTCGCCGAGGCACCGGAGCCCGGCGTCGACACCACGGGGAGCTCACGTGACCGGAGCCGGCCAGGGGATCACGCGGCGCAGCGCGCTCGCAGCGGCGGCGGCGGGAGGCCTGCTCGCGAGCGCCGTCGCGGGCGCCGCGCCCGCGAGCGCGAACGGCAGGGGCGGGGGCGGCGGGAAGGGCGGCGGCCAGACCACCAGCCCGACCACCAGCTCGGCGCCCTTCGGCACCACCGCGGACGGCCAGGCCGTCGAGCGGTGGACGTTCGGCCACGACCGGCTCCGCGTCACGATGCTCACCTACGGGGCGACCATCCAGAGCGTGCTCGTGCCGGACCGGCGCGGGAAGGTCGCCGACGTCTCCCTCGGGCAAAAGACGCTCGCCGAGTACGAGGCGCTGACCACGTTCTTCGGGGCGACCATCGGGCGGTACGCCAACCGCATCGCGAAGGGCCGCTTCACCCTGGACGGGACGACCTACCAGGTGCCCGTCAACGACCCGGGCACGAACCCGGTCAACGCCCTGCACGGCGGCCCGAAGGGCTTCAACACGCGCGTGTGGGGCGCGGAGGCCCTCACGGGTGACGGCGAGGCGGGCGTCCGGTTCACGCTGGTGAGCCCTGACGGGGACCAGGGCTTCCCCGGGGAGCTGACCACGACGGTCGACTACGTCGTCACCACCGACAGCCAGCTGGTCATCCGGTACCGGGCCACCACCACGGCGCCGACCGTCCTCAACCTCACCAACCACGTGTACTTCAACCTCGCCGGGGAGTCCTCGGGGAGCGTCTACGGCCACGAGCTGCAGATCGCGGCGTCGCGCTTCACGCCCATCGACGCCGTCTCCATCCCGCTGGGGCCGCAGCGGGCCGTGGCGGGCACCCCGTTCGACTTCCGCACCCCTCACCTCATCGGGGAGCGCATCACCGTGCCCGACCAGCAGGTCCTCAACGCGCTCGGGTACGACCACAACTGGGTCTTCGACGACGGGATCGACAGGGACCGCACCCCCGTCGTCGTCGCCCGCGACCCCGGGTCCGGGCGCGTGGTGGAGACTTTCACCGACCAGCCGGGCGTGCAGTTCTACAGCGGGAACTTCCTCACCGGGTCCCTGGTGGGACCGGGCGGGCGCACGTACCGGCAGGGGGCCGGCTTCACGCTGGAGACCCAGCACTTCCCCGACTCCCCCCACCAGCCGGGCTACCCCTCCACCGTGCTGCGGCCGGGGCAGGAGTTCACCAGCTGGACCCGGTACCGCTTCAGCGCCCGCTGAGGCCGCGCCGGCCGCGGACAGGAACAGGCGGGGCGTGCGAGCGGTTGCCCAGGGCATGAGCTCGCACGTCCCGCTGTCCGTCCTCGACCTCGCCCCCGTCGACCGCCGCGCCACCGCGGGACGGGGTGCGCGCGAGACGCTGGCGGCCAGCGTGGAGCTGGCGCGCGCCGCGGAGCGCTCCGGCTACCGCCGGGTCTGGTACGCCGAGCACCACAGCATGCCGAGCATCGCCAGCTCCGCCCCGGCGGTGCTGGTGGCGCACGTCGCGGCGCACACGTCCACCATCCGCCTGGGGGCGGGCGGGGTGATGCTGCCCAACCACGCGCCGCTGACCATCGCCGAG encodes the following:
- a CDS encoding SDR family oxidoreductase, translated to MAGRAWITGGGSGVGAACALALAAVGYEVVVSGRRGDRLEAVAAAVRATGGAASALPLDVADAEAVAAAGRVLEDAGGVDVLVAAAGLNSRRRHWDDLDLPALDAIVAANLTGLAHCAAAVVPGMHDRGDGLVVVVSSRAAVRASPGAGAAYRMSKSGAGELVASLNDDLAGTGVRATHLCPGDIATDFVEARPHAPDEEARSVMLTPDDVARVVAFIATTPARVRIDELVVSPSATP
- a CDS encoding aldose epimerase family protein, whose amino-acid sequence is MTGAGQGITRRSALAAAAAGGLLASAVAGAAPASANGRGGGGGKGGGQTTSPTTSSAPFGTTADGQAVERWTFGHDRLRVTMLTYGATIQSVLVPDRRGKVADVSLGQKTLAEYEALTTFFGATIGRYANRIAKGRFTLDGTTYQVPVNDPGTNPVNALHGGPKGFNTRVWGAEALTGDGEAGVRFTLVSPDGDQGFPGELTTTVDYVVTTDSQLVIRYRATTTAPTVLNLTNHVYFNLAGESSGSVYGHELQIAASRFTPIDAVSIPLGPQRAVAGTPFDFRTPHLIGERITVPDQQVLNALGYDHNWVFDDGIDRDRTPVVVARDPGSGRVVETFTDQPGVQFYSGNFLTGSLVGPGGRTYRQGAGFTLETQHFPDSPHQPGYPSTVLRPGQEFTSWTRYRFSAR
- a CDS encoding GNAT family N-acetyltransferase, with the translated sequence MRHVLRYEDLVAGRRVVVRHRLPDGTASDALGELVAVDDERLVVATRRGEVVVARADVLAAKGVPPAPARRTGTAISTDDLERVAAEHWRPAEREDLGDWRLRAAGGFTGRANSALAVGDPGCDLDAALERVRAFYAARDLEAVVAAPTGPLTAELERRGWAVRTPTLVMTAPVPAPSPSVAVDPAVRLDSEPDDAWLAGYQNRGPVGEAGRRVLLSADEQVFASVRPSTANAGDDGGGGGEVLAVARGSLSRGGAGTWLGLSAVETAPEHRRRGLGLRLTGALLAWGAQRGAGAAFLQVAASNDGARALYERSGFAVHHEYRYLVAPG